The nucleotide window ATGTACAAAAGATACACCTTTGAAatgaatgttaaaataaattaaccaaCCTAAGTACGATGAAATATTTGTCGGAGAGAATTTCATTGGTgcttaaataaacaacaacaattccgcCGTGATCGTACACAGAATAGAAAGGTGAATGAATAAATACTGGGTGACTCACATGCCGTGATTTCCTGAAAATTGTGTGCCTTTACGAAAAgtattaacaatttaaataaaaaaaaaactattttaaaaatctaaaataatatttatttttcctgtGGATAAATTGTAATGCTACGAAATGTCTCCTCAACAACTGCATCCAGAAACACAAGTTCACTACCTACTACAGAACCGGCTGTATCATCAGCGACCGAAAAAGCATTTATGTCGAAAGCTGCACAAATATCACACGTTAGCTTTTGCGTTAGCCTTAATACAATTACTTACGGCTACTTTTGTTTGCGGCTACACCAGCGGGTCCAATCTCGTCTCAAGCAACAGAGATGACCCATTTTCCATGTCAAAACAGTTTACCTCACAATTGAGTGCAGGAAGCTCTTTTATACGACAAAGGCGTTCACCCAACCCTGCTTCCGATTCCGTTGCGTCACTTTACTCAGCTTTACCAGCAGCCCGTACCGGTAATTCTGCCATATATTTTGGTATGTCTTCGTCGTCTGCGATGACGCATGAAAGCAGTGCTAAGCAGTATTTCGATAATCGAAAACCGGCTTTTAAAAATTGTGCTAGCTATAAACCGTCCGTCAGAGAAGAGGAACCTGAAAATACGTTTGTTATAATGGTGCAAGCAGAAGATCCTGACTATgatcaagaaataaaatatagtcTTGTTCAATCGGCTACAGAGCGATCAAAATTCCATATTGATCCTAAATCGGGAGTAATTGTAACAACTCATCGATTTGATCGAGATGAACCAACCTACGAAAAAATGGTTTATGTAACAGTGCAGGCGACTGACAATGGTAATCCGCCATTAGACGATGTGTGTACATTTAAAGTGATTATTGAAGATGTCAATGATAATGCACCAGTCTTCAATAAGGCGCGTTACGACGAGTCTATTTCAGAAGATAAACAGGTgagttaatttaaatatgtacttacCACAATTTACATTGTTTTGAAGAAGGAAATAAAGTGTAGACTAAACATAGTTGGTTGTTGCTGCGAAAGCGTTAGACGTTAAATATGTGGATCCTGGATTACTGctatttaacataataatactGACGTATGTAACAAAACCATATAGTAAAAGGCGCTATTTTCTTGAACTATAATATTAGTGTTATCATTAATAAACATAagaactaaaatttattaacattgCAAAAAACtcttcttacatacatataaattctaaatatctaagtgttaaattttgtaaataaatcaaatccGAGACCAGGACCAGGTAGCAGCAGGGTGGTAAATGTCCGACAATTGGAGATCATAGGGGGAAAACTTCCAGTGGCTCTCCTTCCAAGGGATGAAATTACCAAAAAGGTGCTCTTTGAAAAGAAATTCAAGATAGTATTGAATAATAAAAGGGATTGGGAGGATTTCTCCCTTAAGAAAGTTATAAGCAAAAGAACCCAGCAATGGTACACTAATGGGTCTAAGATCACAGATGGTATAGGGCTCACGGGGTCACGTATTAAGCTGTCGATGTCCATTGGATATTTTCCCAGTGTCTTTTAAGCTGAGGTCTATACTATTGGCAAATGCGCTGAAGTAATATTTGACAGGAACTATCACGGTGAACGAATTGCCATCATCAGTGATAGCCAGGCGGCTCTCCACGCACTGTCTCGGGGTTGGTCCTGGACTTCATCGGAAAACTCAATAGagtgtgcagcaacaacagatTAACATTGTTCTGGGTACCGGGACACAGAGGCATACAAGGCAACGAACTCGCAGGCCAGCTAGCTAGGAAGGGCGGGGCTGTAAGGCCGGTGGTGCCGGAGCCTTCATTGCTGTTGGTCCGCAAGTACTCAGACATGGACTACTCGAAGGCGAATTGGTAAGTAGGAAACGCTACTTGCTACGACTTATTGCGCTGccaagaaacaaaatgagaTAACTGGTGGCACTTtacactggccactgcagactaaggcgTCATCTGAACAAACTCGGGTTCTGCTCAACGGACCTGGGCAGATTCTGTGATTTGGAACCGGAAACAACTGAGCACCTAGTCTTGAAATGTCACGCGATTGCGGGGTTAAGGAGTAATGGATGGGGTATCTATATCCCCAAAGGGAAAGTATCGCGACCACCAGCCCTGCAgcgttactaagtttttttagaGGTACAGGACTGGATGGCATTCTGTGATAAACAGGAAAGGGCTCAATAGACCGTAGGtcgtagtgcgatcctctaataaaatctaatctaatctaagtaATTTAATCATATTGGTACCTGTTGCATTTCCCATGTTGGAAATTactgaaaagtaaaatttttgtgaGTGTATCTTAAACAGATTTTTAAAGACACAAACACTAAAATATCCCTgtagttgttttatttttcttaaaataaggaaaatataaaacaaattttgtatattttacttgttaatacagttgaacttccataactcgatatCTTGAATTGTCAATAGCGTTTATACATATtgccttccataactcgaacttttcgatcaggccataattataaatttaaaattttactattgaagaagaattttaaaataggaGGCGAGCaacaaatatgatattacacttatggattgcataaatcatgtaacataGGGAAGGGATACAGACGATAGAgcctattgtttggctcttgcaacaaaacaaaattacagaatagtaaaatatttacgtatacatatgtatatataaaactgtgaaataaataaaactgtgtataaatcttttacagctttttgaaaagttgtatgttttattgaaaatttctattaCCCGAATTCTccctaacttgaagtttttttgtggattatggtgattcgagttagggaagttcaactgtatattattttataatacatactTGTCAAAAATTCAATGGACAAAACGAAAGTACACACTATATTGGCGTCAAGAAATAAATTCATGTAGACTAAgatctaaaccgatttcatcaatttattGAGTATATTTGAATTAGTTGGAGGTCCATATCTAAGATCCTGTTTGTTAtgacaacacacaatttgaccaataaAGGGGCTGGTGTACACTACTACATTATATTTAAGATTATAAGTTACATATTAACTTATATATACCGTAGAAATCCTACCGGAAATTAAAAATCCTTATATAAGGTAAATGGGGACATGAGAGGTATTGAACAGATTTGGTTAATTTTCCGCACCAGAACACACTATTAACAAAACTACgttttgcatttcattaaaatactctgctttttaccgatattttatgaaaagagtCTGCCTGAAACGACAAGCCCAGCCTAATTGtgatcgaagtcatctaacgcgAGGCCCAGGAATAAGTCTTTCTTGGTACCGAAGTCTTTGTGTTCGGTATCTGTGGTCTTGAAAATATGTAGGTCAATTCCGATCaatgcaatatttgtgtaatgttagTTTCGATATTTTCACTGGAGGGTTTTCATTGCGTTTGCGACCCCTATATGTGAATCTCCCTGATCTCGCACAGGAGAAAAATGCTCcaccaatatttatataatattataaccaACATATTCGGATGCTTGTGATTGAGTCTCCGGTCCTATCACATATCATGTaagcttcaatttttttttggttgttcgtcagaagaaaataataacaagtgtatgtatgtatagtaaattttttttctgtttcctTTGCTTTAAGAcatcaatttcaaaaaacacaCTTTAGGGGCATTATTTCTGATCAACACTGTATGTACAAAAGTCCATCAATAGACATTTTCCAGGGAAATGTGTGCTATGAGCTTCTTAGGGTTAAATGtaggctatatttttataagtttttctgTATTCTTGTAAGCATTCCAGTTCCAAAGGTCAACGCACCAACCAACACCTTGTTAGTATTAGTTCTAATAGTACGtgaaatacttttaaatttcagtttcattGCGAATTGTCGCAGAAAAGTATCTGCTGAGTAAATTTTCGCTTTccattgttatttttgcttactactaattattatttaatgtaaacttttatgtacaattaCAAGATAAGTTAGCTTGTGATGTGTGTCTATTTCTTGATACGGGCGCATATAAAGggaagtattatataatattataataatttaaaattttttaataatataattaatgcagTGCCAATAACTGAccgtttaatatacatacatttaacgtTTTATTTATTGATCAGCTAAGTTACCGATTAAAATTTCATGTATGTCtcgataaataattttttcttcttatatacatatatatatgctataGGTATATATTGTGGCATAAGTGTTGGAAAAGTCCAATACTTTTATGATCACAACATTGATATAGTACATTTGGTTATCTTTACATGAATTTCGATTTTCTGCTTTGCTCTTTTTTCAGCCTGATGCAATTGTAATGCGTATTTCGGCCAGTGACTTGGATGACGGCAATAACAGTATTATCGAATATGAAATCATACCTGTTCGTGATCATTTGTACTTTAAGATCGACAAAGCAGCCGGAATTATTTACCTAAACCGTCCCATTGATAAGCGTCCTGGACAATATTATACAATAACTGTTGCTGCTTATAATCCGAGTAGTCCAATAAGCCCAGATTCCAAACAAGAATCGCAAATCGATGTGCGTATTCGTGTAGTAGAATCGTCGAAGAAGCCACCATCATTTGTTGATCCAATTGAAGATCCTATATATTTGAAAGAAGACTACATGAACTATTCCACGCCCATTGCAACTTTGCGAGCTGTTTCAAATGTTCCCGATAAGCCTGAAGTGATATTTGAATTAGTTACCGGGCGTACAGAGCAGACGAATAGTAAAAAGACATTCGTATTTAATCAAACTGGCACAACGGTAACGATTGGTTTGGGAAAATTGCTTGATTATGAATCCGTCACTGAGTACACATTGACGATGATTGCGCGCAATACATACGATTTAGTCGCAGagcatgtaattaaaattaaggttGTGGATGTAAACGATAACATACCATACTTTACTGAGGTGAACAAAGGCACACTGCTTGAGAATGAACTACCAGGTACACCTGTAATGCAGGTACGTGCTTTCGATATGGACGGTACAGAAGCAAATAATATTGTGTCTTTCGAATTGGCTGATAATCgggaatatttcaaaattgatcCTCATACTGGTAACATAACGGCATTGACCACATTCGATCGCGAGGAGCGTGATTTCTACAATGTGAAAGTGATCGCAAGTGATAACTCTCCCTCCAGTTTGTATAACAACGGTGAGCCGAATCGTGGGCAACAAGTTTTTCGCATTGAAATCGCGGACAAGAACGACCATAAGCCACATTTTCAATTAGCCGAATATGTCCATGACAGTTTACCTGAAGATGCGAACATAAATTTTATGGTGATCGAGGTAGAAGCTGTTGACGAAGATAATACAGCACAAATTGTATATACCATCGAAAGTGGAAATGTGGGAAATGCattcaaaattgaaaagaaGACGGGCCAAATAACAGTGAATCAGCGACTTGATTACGAAAATATTACCGAATATGTGCTAAAGATTCGAGCATTTGATGGGATTTATGATGATTATGCAactgtggaaataaaaatagcGAACGTCAATGATAATCCTCCAGAATTTAAGGAGAAATATTCGAAAACCATACAAGAAGAAATGATTTTTGACTAttgtatattgaatattgaagcTTACGATCCGGATATAAAAGACCGTACAGCAGATCAGCATATTAAATATTCAGTGGTTAAGGAGGAACAGAAAAAGATGATAACCATAGATAATGATGGTTGTTTAAAACTAATACAACCATTAGATCGTGATCCCCCCGATGGTCATAAGAGTTGGCAGGTATTAGTCGCAGCAGTTGATGAAGATGGACAGGGTTTGAAATCTGTTACacatttgatcataaatctgcagGATATTAACGACAATGCGCCTTTTCTGGTGAACACAATGCCTGTTATTTGGCAGGAGAATCGAAATCCTGGACAAGTTGTACAATTACAGGCAAATGATTATGATGAGCCACAGAATGGACCGCCATATACGTTCGGTATCGATAGTGAAGCGTCCGCTGATATTAAGACAAAATTTAGCATCGATAATGATTACCTATTTGCGAATGTACAATTCGATCGGGAAGAACAAAAAGAATATTATATACCTATAAGAATCAGCGATTCCGGCAAACCAAAACAAAGTAAAGTAAGCATTTTACATTTGATTATTGGTGACGACAATGACAATGCTATGTCGGAGGGTTCTTCgcgtattttcatttataattataaaggtGAGGCGCCTGACACCGATGTGGGACGTGTTTTTGTTGACGATCCTGATGATTGGGATCTTGATGACAAAGAGTTTCGTTGGAAAAATGGTTTTCCGCATGATAATTTCCGCTTAAATCCAAACACTGGCATGATAACAATGCTCGAGCGAACACACGAGGGTGAATATCTGCTCGAGTTCGTTGTTACTGAGGAATCGACTTTTATACCACGCCATTCGGTAGATGCTGATGTTACTGTTATTGTACGTGAATTACCTGAAGAAGCTGTAGACAAAAGTGGTAGCATACGTTTCTATAACATTACTAAGGAGAGTTTTATCAGTGTTCCACGCGATGCTCAAGCCGACGATTCACTCTCATTAAAAGATCGCCTACAATATTCACTTGCCAAACTATTCAATACTTCAGTTACAAATGTGGATGTGTTCACCGTTTTGCAAAATGCTAACAATACATTGGATGTTCGTTATTCAGCACATGGCTCACCATATTATGcacaagaaaaattaaatggtATTGTTGGACAGAACCAACAGAAACTCGAGAACGAATTGGGTTTGCAAATGCTTATGGTTAATATAGACGAATGTCTTATTGAGAAGTACAAATGCGAATCATCGTGCATGAACACGCTGCATAAATCCAACATTCCTTACATGATATACTCGAATACTTCgtcttttgtgggcgtgaccgCATTTATTGAATGGCACTGTGTTTGTGAAGCAAGAATAAGCACTTATTGTCTCAATGGTGGAACTCCGCGTATTGGAGAGAACGACATGTGCGATTGCATTGACGGATTTACCGGACCCCATTGTGAATTAGTATCGGTTGGGTTCTATGGTAACGGCTATGCATTTTACGAACCTATATCGCCATGCGAAAACACTAAAATCAGCCTCGAGGTAGCGCCACAAACTGATCAGGGTTTAATTATGTATCTAGGCCCATTAAATTATAACCCTCTCTTACCACTATCTGACTTCTTGTCATTGGAGTTGGTTAAGGGTTATCCCACACTTACTGCGGACTATGGTTCTGGTGCCATACGTATTGAGCATCGACACATTCAGCTACAGGTTGGTAAATCTTATCAGTTGGACATTATACTACAAAAAACCAGTATTGAAATGGTAGTTGACAATTGTCGCTTATCAACTTGCATAAGCTTGGGAGCGCCACAAGGCCCCAATGAGTTTCTAAATGTGAATTCCCCATTACAACTTGGTGGTACACCAGTGGATCTCCTGCAGCTTGGCGAAAAGCTGAACTGGACATATACGCCGAGCCGTCAGGGTTTCTTCGGTTGCATACGTAATTTAACGATCAATAATCATACTTATAATTTGGGAACGCCTGCAATATCACGTAATATTGATTCGGGTTGTCAACGAGCCGTTGCCGTGGCTGTTAGTTTTGGCATTGATCGGAACTTTATCATTGCTATTGTGGCATGTATACTTCTTctgcttattattttattggctGTGGTAGTGCAGAAGAAGCAAAAGAATGGTTGGCATGAAAAGGATATTGACGATATAAGAGAAACGATAATCAATTACGAAGATGAGGGCGGTGGTGAAAGAGATACTGACTATGATCTCAATGTGTTGCGCTCACAGCCGTTCTACGAAGAGAAGCTGTACAAAGACCCACATACCTTACAATCAATGAAGGATCCAAATAATGAGATTCCCGATATTGGTGGCTTTTTGGGTGATAAAAAAGAGAATTGTGATCGGGAAGCTGGCACATATCTGGTAGACGATGTGCGGCACTACGCGTATGAAGGTGATGGCAACTCGGATGGCAGCCTTTCTAGTCTAGCCTCCTGCACAGATGATGGCGATCTCAATTTCGATTATTTGTCGAATTTCGGGCCACGATTCCGTAAATTGGCGGATATGTACGGCGAAGAACCCTCCGACACCGATTCAAATGTGGATGATGAACAAGGTTGGCGTATATAAACTTCCAATGACATTTCATACCGAATGTAAAAGACTTAAAAATTAAGACCATAGCTAAACGTAtagtaaatgtacatacatacataattacacTATGCAAATGCACGTtcatatgcaaatgtaaattGGCGCTtgtcttaatatatattttttaaatttaattttaattttttcatcaataaattaatatggAGAAGtgaagtacataaatataagaaaagaaaagaaaaaacacattGTAGAAAAAAGTTTCGCACATTattgaacaaatatttatattaaatagttttttcgCTTTTAAGAAACACATTGACAATCTCATATATAGCGAGCATATTCCAGGAAGGAATGCGACATCCATTTGTATACACATCATATAATATCAAACAAATATTGTGTTATTtgaaataaacacaaataaagCCTTTAGATATctttataattattgtaatttcattttgattccatttattttatatcgaaCGAAAAAGTCTTCAATTATacactaaaataatttaaaatgtaaaggaATGACgacaaactgaaactgaaaccaTACTACATATCTTATCTAAAAAGGCAgttaaaaactaaaacaagCATTATTTAAGGGTCACAAGTTCCATAGGGTAATCTCCCTACCCACTTGAATTCCATTCAAATGCAAGTGCAAAACTGAAGCTCGATCGATGTAGTGCTaatggatatgtatgtatgtatatgagttaCGACTAAATAATTCAcagttgaattaaattttaaacatacatacactcctTAATATAAGTGACGACGACGTTttaccatattttttaaattgtgtagctccatttacatatttaagaatgtaaatgtaatatagtatttttcgatatattctAGAGTAGCAATAGAAAAGCGAAAAACCACTTGTAGTTACAAtaactaatataatataatataatatacgatATGTGTAAGTTGAAGTCCAGATACGGACATTTGTTTATAGACAGCTAAGTGTAATTGGAtggtacgtatgtatgtgtgttggatttttaatatgcatacatacatacaaatacatataaacgcgaacataaattatttttgtaagacatttatttttactggccagaatttttaaaacaaatgtgaaaatatgATTAAAGTGTGAGTATTGATGAGTTTgagaatcaaaataaaaaaatataatattaaaaaatgatacaaagtattttattttatactagcaccgtcttcgcacgggtttaaacaaatttttcaaaagttgtaatttttacacacacatacactacctcccatatatatgtatgtatgtactttctccTTTTAGCATGGggtcatttaaaaaaagtaaaattaagaaaattcgaacatgaaaaatTTGACCTCTCTAAACTTGACGACCTCTAGATTTTGATGTtcattgtctttctctctgattatgaaggcgttgagaACGCTCACCCGCTCAATCCGCTgtactcgttactcgactctctggcacgcgattgcgatgtgTATTCTCTTCGACTTGCAAGAagattttcagtttctgatgAAGATTCTCCACCACTTCGTCTTTTTGTTACCTTTTcctgggaactattttcagaaaattGAGATTTAGATCCATAAtcttttttagcaaaaaatatagcttatgttactcagggtgaatgcagcttttcaatggtgaaagaatttttgaaatcggcacagtaggttttaagtttattcattacaaacatacatacaaatcttcctctttataatagtagtgtaGATAAAAATTTCGATGCATTACAGgtgatatttttggaaaacgttAATTCGAATTTCAAACaataaagataaaaaagaaatagatGTTATGAGGGATGCGATCAGAATACTGATAAAATCGTTACGTAAAATGAAGGAAttgtcataaaaaaaatattgtatcctAATTTAGATCaccaatataatataatatattaaacataACGATTGCAAAATATTCGATATTCGTTTACAAACTTAACAAATCTACTACCGCATATGGAACGGTCAAATACTGGTTTACTGAATTTCGACCCGCACAAATGATGTAACCTGATCTGAAAGGACACCAGAAACCAGGAAAATCGAGAAAATTCGTGAAATTTTATAGAATGatcgtaaaataaaattcagtgAGATAGTTAACATCATTGTCCTCTAACAGAGACACGTAGATCATATTATTACAGACCTTGGACATATCGCAATCATGAAAAAAGTCAAATACATAGGTAGTAGAACtgtcattttatatatttatttatcaatatcaattatatttttatatcaaatatacagttgaatttccataacgcgaagttctccataattcgaactattgaattggcaatagaagccaaatttcatacaaatattcttccataactcgaagttttttttgtcgattatgatgattcgagttagggaatatatgtacatacatacatatatatttattgagtgAGTTTAGagaatttttacatttatttttctcttgATTCTAAGCTTTGTCATAATATTTTGGAGcgattatatttcttttatgcataggataattaataaaaagcttgatttttcaataaaactatAGTAATACCTGtaataaaaacagtttttttatttcgacTCGTCATCAAATGACCTATTCTGATAAATaactaatttgtgtttttttgcacATGCAACGTGTACGTTTCAAAAAAAGAAAccatattgttgctgttattttagtataatatgGACATGCCATGTTCTCTTTAC belongs to Zeugodacus cucurbitae isolate PBARC_wt_2022May chromosome 6, idZeuCucr1.2, whole genome shotgun sequence and includes:
- the LOC105221391 gene encoding DE-cadherin is translated as MSPQQLHPETQVHYLLQNRLYHQRPKKHLCRKLHKYHTLAFALALIQLLTATFVCGYTSGSNLVSSNRDDPFSMSKQFTSQLSAGSSFIRQRRSPNPASDSVASLYSALPAARTGNSAIYFGMSSSSAMTHESSAKQYFDNRKPAFKNCASYKPSVREEEPENTFVIMVQAEDPDYDQEIKYSLVQSATERSKFHIDPKSGVIVTTHRFDRDEPTYEKMVYVTVQATDNGNPPLDDVCTFKVIIEDVNDNAPVFNKARYDESISEDKQPDAIVMRISASDLDDGNNSIIEYEIIPVRDHLYFKIDKAAGIIYLNRPIDKRPGQYYTITVAAYNPSSPISPDSKQESQIDVRIRVVESSKKPPSFVDPIEDPIYLKEDYMNYSTPIATLRAVSNVPDKPEVIFELVTGRTEQTNSKKTFVFNQTGTTVTIGLGKLLDYESVTEYTLTMIARNTYDLVAEHVIKIKVVDVNDNIPYFTEVNKGTLLENELPGTPVMQVRAFDMDGTEANNIVSFELADNREYFKIDPHTGNITALTTFDREERDFYNVKVIASDNSPSSLYNNGEPNRGQQVFRIEIADKNDHKPHFQLAEYVHDSLPEDANINFMVIEVEAVDEDNTAQIVYTIESGNVGNAFKIEKKTGQITVNQRLDYENITEYVLKIRAFDGIYDDYATVEIKIANVNDNPPEFKEKYSKTIQEEMIFDYCILNIEAYDPDIKDRTADQHIKYSVVKEEQKKMITIDNDGCLKLIQPLDRDPPDGHKSWQVLVAAVDEDGQGLKSVTHLIINLQDINDNAPFLVNTMPVIWQENRNPGQVVQLQANDYDEPQNGPPYTFGIDSEASADIKTKFSIDNDYLFANVQFDREEQKEYYIPIRISDSGKPKQSKVSILHLIIGDDNDNAMSEGSSRIFIYNYKGEAPDTDVGRVFVDDPDDWDLDDKEFRWKNGFPHDNFRLNPNTGMITMLERTHEGEYLLEFVVTEESTFIPRHSVDADVTVIVRELPEEAVDKSGSIRFYNITKESFISVPRDAQADDSLSLKDRLQYSLAKLFNTSVTNVDVFTVLQNANNTLDVRYSAHGSPYYAQEKLNGIVGQNQQKLENELGLQMLMVNIDECLIEKYKCESSCMNTLHKSNIPYMIYSNTSSFVGVTAFIEWHCVCEARISTYCLNGGTPRIGENDMCDCIDGFTGPHCELVSVGFYGNGYAFYEPISPCENTKISLEVAPQTDQGLIMYLGPLNYNPLLPLSDFLSLELVKGYPTLTADYGSGAIRIEHRHIQLQVGKSYQLDIILQKTSIEMVVDNCRLSTCISLGAPQGPNEFLNVNSPLQLGGTPVDLLQLGEKLNWTYTPSRQGFFGCIRNLTINNHTYNLGTPAISRNIDSGCQRAVAVAVSFGIDRNFIIAIVACILLLLIILLAVVVQKKQKNGWHEKDIDDIRETIINYEDEGGGERDTDYDLNVLRSQPFYEEKLYKDPHTLQSMKDPNNEIPDIGGFLGDKKENCDREAGTYLVDDVRHYAYEGDGNSDGSLSSLASCTDDGDLNFDYLSNFGPRFRKLADMYGEEPSDTDSNVDDEQGWRI